One region of Hymenobacter sediminicola genomic DNA includes:
- a CDS encoding GNAT family N-acetyltransferase: MPHKSIQLRPTTEVDLAHLFRFQLDEEAAYLAAFMPKDHTDQAAYLAKYRRFLLDPTIHMQSIVVDEELAGSIAKFEIEGDAEITYWLDRHFWGRGVATAALRSFLQLEPARPLFGRVAFDNFGSQKVLTNCGFRKVGTDKGFASARQVEIEEFIYQLL; encoded by the coding sequence ATGCCGCACAAATCCATACAGCTTCGCCCCACTACGGAAGTCGATTTAGCGCATCTTTTTCGTTTTCAGCTCGATGAAGAGGCCGCGTATCTGGCGGCTTTTATGCCGAAAGACCATACCGACCAAGCGGCCTACCTCGCCAAATACCGCCGCTTTCTGCTCGACCCCACCATTCACATGCAGAGCATTGTGGTGGACGAAGAGCTAGCCGGCAGCATCGCCAAGTTTGAAATCGAAGGCGACGCCGAAATTACGTATTGGCTGGACAGGCACTTCTGGGGCCGGGGCGTGGCTACCGCCGCGCTGCGTAGCTTCCTACAGTTAGAGCCAGCTCGCCCCCTATTTGGTCGGGTGGCATTCGACAACTTTGGCTCGCAGAAGGTATTAACCAACTGCGGCTTTCGTAAAGTGGGAACCGACAAAGGCTTTGCCAGTGCGCGCCAAGTCGAAATAGAAGAATTTATCTATCAGCTTCTCTGA
- a CDS encoding carboxypeptidase-like regulatory domain-containing protein — MPLFLRSLTVALLLLLPLALPAQQKLPAARQHSYLTKVFRLTDAQTRQLYETSLSQARREFFTQPVDSFPTDSQAAGQRRPLPPGYYLVAHTEGPQLVYWLRAVTDRQLIVLDNQVDLTLLVRDSLGRLLPDAQVSLPKGRRVPFDVATRTYRLPGKAGRAGLLAVEQGGRTTYHALQQTFPYAQSGRPQWAWRRVLNRVVYGFPLGYLTRPVRKLVGELRHVSYVTTGLIGLLRSPFSEDVRDERQNQRENKRAQRPQQWTGFIALSQPRYRPGDTLRLKARVLRRRDGRPYRKPVDLWLSNTERTKPVTRLHPVRPGTYEYTLPLSDTLGLRLDRIIEVHLDDPKHEDADEIISASFRFEDYELKNTRYTLRAAETPHRRGTPQALFLRGQDANELNLLDARVRLSVTPATVGRFPGRQVFVPDTLWTRAQPLDATGETRLNLPETALPAANFTYSVQAAFLNGDNERRTQSASVSYALDPGELKLELRHDSLVARYEVRGVQQPRPATLETETFNYLGTIERRTETVQLPLARLLDARATHYRLSDTDGHTETVYLNTTNAGLQLRSARSHDSIVLAAENPHRLPFWYYLYRGNELVQRGYGSDLTLALPAPGAETWYVSMHYFWAGRLQTAEYNVPLPQHRLLVQAEQPDVVYPGQRVKLRYTVTDGGGRPVPDADLTAYAHTSKFEEDEAPELPDFEPPVAGRLSLRRFGLGAGFENQTAQTGRQKLEWGAWRKQLGLDSLRFYHFLYPDYGAFYEYQTAPGGITQISPFVVDSGRVQPAVAVYVDGLPVFVAAVNSEEPFALVADSGRHTVAIRTPDRLVSLHDVYLRHLHKLTLSIDPNRPCHELTVEKRGPLTRQEQEELQRFLILVDKNQLDERVLLRQGNRLQPLGAGRPALERNSGTTSYSYASYNRYHNSTFHLGGPFQPDSVLLRRTDELRQKFLLEPNYRYTFEPGLLKLRCAQGNEFGGLSAAASFAPLPFADFAYTEADMKPQPSTNYYRAPSPEPVISTPQSTPIGQGRLIVRLPEPTANPHESLPPVRYSLVTQPGNAKFVRLERGLPPTIHALPAGRYRVALLLADSTVLAPDADLRVQPNGATYVQLERADQLPKSTAAQALRRRFVRLVRERLPKPVPPSAQEIREARREIMVTTPVIPQPGWRVQRGRVEDKHSGEGLPGVTVLLKGTTTGTSTNADGSFALAVPPTGGVLTFSYIGYVSLERILDSRDIMVGLETDSKQLSEVVVTGYGAPQSRHEITGSVSTINSSALQGRAAGVAITGQTSGSSTIMIRGSATMSGGNGPLLIVDGLPFTGKQTDINPDDIANLKVLRGAEAAATFGSRGANGVIIIRTKSGIGGQTALGLKPDQSVGPDGQPSNGRDPRLALRRRFSDSGWWRPTLVTDQQGRASTEVVVPDDITGWDTFVLASDDHARTGTFTSLMRSFKAVLGELAAPRFLIQGDRAQLIGKSLNYLPDTAQVTTSFRVGEGPARTQRHQLVTAVLDTLTITAPANVDSVQVSFSLAQPNGYQDGELRNIPVLPAGTRERVGSFVVLTASDTTLTLPVRPELGNVTVRLESDPLPTLLDEIQHVQRYAYLCNEQAASKLKTVLLEQRIRVALQQEFKGEKDVNRLIRHLLRGRHQPEGLWGTWPTSPVSPWASVHVVEALLEAEKQGYTVKFDRNALRSYLLKQLDYAFADATIRASLAATPAGRHLDALYFRTDDDRIRLLQVLRHLGAQPDFRSYVARLEREQKGRQPLDRYLALTNLRQQLGLPFQLDTLRRYRLRNELGGAFYADTLRLGSFYRYLLPDRIGNTLLAYRLLRAKGSQEAELTRIRTFLLQQRRNGSHWSSTYEAAQILETIVPDLLVPGGNGLVARARLSGLLTEDVRTFPFEVKVSAATGPLILHKEGGLPVYATAYQSFWNAAPEPKAAPFVVSTTLAGQVGNRVKLRAGQPTELVVTVDVKAEARYVLLEVPIPAGCSYGEKAPGNYFEVHREYLRHQVGIFMDVLPVGRHTFRVALQPRYRGRYTVNPAKAELMYFPTRFGRSASKQAVVE; from the coding sequence ATGCCGCTATTCCTACGCTCCCTCACCGTCGCGCTGCTGCTCTTGCTGCCTCTGGCGCTGCCCGCCCAGCAAAAGTTGCCTGCTGCCCGCCAGCACAGCTACCTCACCAAGGTTTTTCGCCTCACCGACGCCCAGACCCGGCAACTCTACGAAACCAGCCTTAGCCAGGCCCGGCGCGAGTTTTTCACCCAGCCCGTTGACTCGTTTCCGACGGACAGCCAGGCTGCTGGCCAGCGCCGGCCGTTGCCGCCGGGCTACTACCTGGTGGCCCATACCGAAGGCCCGCAACTGGTTTACTGGCTGCGGGCTGTTACGGACCGCCAGCTCATCGTGCTCGACAACCAAGTAGACCTTACGCTGCTTGTGCGCGACTCATTAGGCCGCCTGCTACCCGATGCTCAAGTGAGTTTGCCCAAGGGGCGCCGTGTGCCTTTCGATGTGGCTACGCGCACCTATCGGCTGCCGGGCAAAGCAGGCCGGGCCGGGCTGCTGGCCGTGGAGCAGGGTGGGCGCACCACGTATCACGCGCTGCAACAGACGTTCCCGTATGCCCAATCGGGAAGGCCGCAGTGGGCGTGGCGGCGCGTGCTGAACAGGGTCGTATATGGTTTTCCGCTGGGCTACCTCACGCGGCCAGTGCGCAAGCTGGTAGGGGAGCTGCGGCACGTTTCCTACGTAACTACTGGGCTGATTGGGCTGCTTCGCTCACCGTTCAGCGAAGACGTGCGTGACGAGCGGCAGAACCAGCGCGAAAACAAACGGGCCCAGCGCCCCCAGCAGTGGACCGGCTTTATAGCCCTGAGCCAGCCCCGCTACCGCCCCGGCGACACGCTGCGCCTGAAGGCCCGCGTGCTGCGCCGCCGCGACGGCCGACCGTACCGGAAACCAGTGGACCTGTGGCTGTCGAACACAGAGCGCACCAAACCCGTGACCCGGCTGCATCCCGTGCGGCCCGGTACCTATGAGTACACATTGCCGCTGTCCGATACGCTGGGTCTGCGTCTTGACCGGATCATAGAGGTACACCTCGACGACCCCAAACACGAAGACGCCGACGAAATCATCAGTGCCAGCTTCCGCTTTGAGGACTACGAACTGAAAAATACCCGCTACACCCTGCGCGCCGCCGAAACGCCCCACCGGCGCGGCACACCGCAGGCTCTGTTTCTGCGCGGGCAAGATGCCAACGAATTGAACCTGCTGGATGCGCGGGTGCGCCTGAGCGTGACGCCCGCCACTGTGGGCCGCTTCCCCGGCCGGCAGGTATTTGTGCCCGACACCCTCTGGACCCGCGCCCAGCCACTCGATGCTACCGGCGAAACCCGGCTCAACCTACCCGAAACGGCCCTGCCCGCCGCCAACTTCACCTATAGCGTGCAGGCAGCCTTTCTCAACGGCGACAACGAGCGGCGCACCCAGTCGGCTTCTGTTTCCTATGCGCTTGACCCCGGTGAACTGAAGCTGGAACTGCGCCACGACTCGCTGGTAGCCCGCTACGAAGTGCGTGGTGTGCAACAGCCTCGCCCCGCTACGCTGGAAACAGAAACCTTCAACTACCTCGGCACCATAGAGCGGCGCACCGAAACCGTGCAGCTGCCGCTGGCCCGCCTCCTCGACGCCCGCGCTACCCACTACCGCCTCTCTGATACCGACGGCCACACCGAAACCGTCTACCTGAACACCACCAACGCCGGTCTGCAGCTGCGCTCTGCCCGCAGCCACGATTCCATTGTGCTGGCCGCCGAAAACCCGCACCGCCTGCCGTTCTGGTATTACCTCTACCGCGGCAACGAGCTGGTGCAGCGCGGCTACGGCTCCGACCTCACGCTTGCCTTACCGGCGCCCGGCGCCGAGACATGGTATGTATCGATGCACTACTTCTGGGCCGGCCGGCTGCAAACCGCCGAATACAACGTACCGCTGCCCCAGCACCGCCTGCTGGTGCAGGCCGAGCAGCCCGATGTGGTATATCCGGGGCAGCGCGTGAAGCTCCGCTACACCGTCACGGATGGCGGCGGCCGGCCCGTGCCCGACGCTGACCTTACGGCTTATGCTCACACCAGCAAGTTTGAGGAAGACGAAGCGCCGGAACTGCCCGATTTTGAGCCGCCGGTGGCCGGCCGACTGTCGCTGCGGCGGTTTGGGCTGGGAGCAGGGTTCGAGAACCAGACCGCGCAAACCGGCCGGCAAAAGCTGGAGTGGGGCGCGTGGCGCAAGCAGCTGGGCCTCGATTCGCTGCGGTTCTATCATTTTCTGTACCCCGACTACGGCGCGTTCTACGAGTACCAGACCGCTCCAGGTGGCATCACCCAAATTTCGCCTTTCGTCGTGGATTCGGGGCGGGTGCAGCCGGCCGTGGCGGTGTACGTGGATGGCCTGCCGGTTTTTGTGGCGGCCGTGAATAGCGAAGAGCCTTTCGCACTGGTGGCCGACAGTGGCCGGCACACCGTAGCCATCCGCACACCCGACCGTCTTGTGTCGCTGCACGATGTGTACCTGCGCCACCTGCATAAGCTTACGCTCAGCATCGACCCCAACCGGCCCTGCCACGAACTGACCGTAGAAAAACGTGGGCCCTTGACCCGTCAGGAACAGGAAGAACTACAACGCTTTCTGATCCTGGTCGATAAAAACCAGCTTGATGAGCGGGTGCTGCTGCGCCAGGGCAACCGCCTGCAGCCACTGGGGGCCGGCCGGCCGGCGTTGGAGCGCAACTCTGGCACCACCAGCTACAGCTATGCCTCCTACAACCGCTACCACAACAGCACTTTCCACCTCGGCGGCCCCTTCCAGCCCGATTCGGTGCTGCTGCGCCGTACCGACGAGCTGCGCCAGAAATTTCTGCTCGAACCCAACTACCGCTACACCTTCGAGCCGGGCCTGCTAAAGCTGCGTTGCGCCCAGGGCAACGAGTTCGGTGGGCTGTCGGCTGCGGCCAGCTTTGCGCCACTGCCCTTCGCCGATTTCGCCTACACCGAGGCTGATATGAAGCCGCAGCCATCCACCAATTACTACCGGGCCCCTAGTCCTGAACCTGTCATTAGTACCCCCCAGAGTACGCCTATAGGCCAGGGCCGCCTGATTGTTCGCCTGCCTGAGCCCACCGCCAACCCGCACGAAAGCCTGCCTCCGGTACGGTATTCGCTCGTTACGCAGCCCGGCAATGCCAAGTTTGTGCGGCTGGAGCGTGGCCTGCCCCCAACCATTCATGCCCTGCCCGCCGGCCGCTACCGCGTGGCCCTGCTGCTGGCCGATAGCACGGTGCTGGCTCCCGACGCCGACCTTCGCGTTCAGCCCAATGGTGCCACCTACGTGCAGCTGGAGCGGGCAGATCAGCTGCCAAAAAGCACGGCCGCTCAGGCGCTGCGCCGACGCTTTGTACGGTTGGTCCGTGAGCGGCTGCCCAAGCCGGTGCCACCTTCCGCTCAGGAAATTCGCGAAGCCCGCCGCGAAATAATGGTTACCACGCCCGTAATACCACAACCCGGCTGGCGTGTGCAGCGTGGGCGGGTCGAGGACAAGCACTCCGGCGAAGGCCTGCCCGGCGTGACGGTGCTGCTGAAAGGCACTACCACCGGAACCAGTACGAATGCCGACGGCAGCTTCGCCCTGGCTGTGCCACCGACTGGCGGCGTGCTGACGTTTTCTTATATCGGCTACGTGAGCCTGGAGCGAATACTTGATAGCCGGGACATCATGGTAGGTCTGGAAACTGACTCTAAGCAACTCAGCGAAGTGGTAGTGACGGGATACGGCGCGCCGCAAAGCCGCCACGAAATCACCGGTTCTGTGTCCACAATCAATAGTTCCGCTTTGCAAGGCCGGGCTGCTGGCGTTGCCATAACCGGGCAAACTTCCGGCTCATCGACTATCATGATTCGGGGCTCGGCCACCATGAGCGGTGGCAATGGGCCACTGCTTATTGTCGATGGATTGCCGTTTACGGGCAAGCAGACTGATATTAACCCCGATGATATTGCCAACTTAAAGGTGCTACGCGGGGCCGAAGCCGCCGCTACATTCGGCTCGCGAGGTGCCAACGGCGTCATCATCATCCGTACCAAATCCGGTATTGGCGGCCAGACGGCGCTGGGCCTCAAACCCGACCAGTCGGTTGGCCCCGACGGACAGCCCAGCAATGGGCGCGACCCGCGCCTGGCGTTGCGCCGCCGCTTCTCCGACTCCGGCTGGTGGCGTCCTACGCTCGTCACCGACCAGCAGGGCCGTGCCAGCACCGAAGTGGTGGTGCCCGACGACATTACCGGCTGGGACACTTTCGTGCTGGCCTCCGACGACCACGCCCGTACCGGCACGTTCACCAGTCTCATGCGCTCCTTTAAGGCGGTGCTGGGTGAGTTAGCCGCGCCGCGCTTCCTCATCCAGGGCGACCGGGCCCAGCTCATCGGCAAATCCCTTAACTACCTCCCCGACACAGCGCAGGTCACAACCAGCTTTCGGGTGGGTGAGGGGCCAGCCCGCACCCAGCGCCACCAGCTTGTCACGGCTGTGCTCGATACGCTTACCATCACCGCGCCTGCTAACGTAGACTCGGTGCAGGTGAGCTTTAGCCTCGCGCAACCCAATGGGTATCAGGATGGAGAGTTGCGCAACATTCCGGTGTTGCCGGCCGGCACGCGGGAGCGGGTGGGCAGCTTCGTCGTTCTCACGGCCTCCGATACCACCCTTACGCTGCCCGTGCGCCCTGAATTGGGCAACGTAACCGTGCGCCTGGAAAGTGACCCGCTGCCCACGCTACTCGACGAAATCCAGCACGTGCAGCGTTATGCCTACCTCTGCAACGAGCAGGCCGCCTCCAAGCTCAAAACGGTGCTGCTGGAGCAACGAATTCGAGTGGCGTTGCAGCAGGAATTCAAAGGTGAAAAGGATGTGAACCGCCTTATCCGGCACCTGCTGCGTGGCCGCCATCAGCCCGAAGGCCTATGGGGCACCTGGCCCACGTCGCCGGTAAGTCCCTGGGCCTCGGTGCACGTAGTGGAGGCGCTGTTGGAAGCCGAGAAGCAGGGCTATACGGTGAAGTTCGACCGGAATGCACTCCGCAGCTACCTGCTCAAGCAGCTCGATTACGCCTTTGCCGATGCCACCATTCGGGCGTCGCTGGCGGCCACGCCGGCGGGCCGCCACCTCGATGCGTTGTATTTCCGCACTGACGACGACCGGATCCGGCTGCTGCAAGTGCTCCGCCACCTCGGAGCTCAGCCTGATTTCCGGAGCTACGTGGCGCGGCTGGAGCGCGAGCAGAAGGGCCGTCAGCCTCTCGACCGGTACCTGGCCCTCACCAATCTGCGGCAGCAATTGGGCCTGCCATTTCAGCTCGATACACTGCGCCGCTACCGGTTGCGCAACGAGCTGGGCGGCGCATTCTATGCCGATACATTGCGCCTGGGCTCTTTCTACCGCTATCTGCTGCCCGACCGGATTGGCAATACGCTGCTGGCTTACCGGCTGCTGCGGGCCAAAGGCAGCCAGGAGGCCGAACTGACGCGCATCCGTACATTTCTGCTGCAGCAGCGGCGCAACGGTAGCCATTGGAGCAGTACCTACGAAGCGGCTCAAATCCTGGAAACCATTGTGCCCGACCTACTGGTGCCAGGCGGCAATGGCCTGGTGGCTCGTGCCCGGCTTAGCGGTCTGCTCACCGAGGACGTGCGCACGTTTCCGTTTGAAGTGAAGGTTTCAGCTGCCACCGGGCCGCTCATCCTGCATAAGGAAGGAGGGCTGCCGGTCTATGCTACTGCCTATCAGTCGTTCTGGAACGCCGCTCCCGAGCCCAAAGCCGCACCGTTTGTCGTTAGTACGACGCTGGCCGGGCAAGTGGGGAACCGCGTAAAGCTGCGTGCCGGTCAGCCTACGGAATTAGTTGTGACTGTAGACGTGAAGGCCGAAGCTCGCTACGTACTGCTCGAAGTGCCTATTCCGGCTGGTTGTTCTTACGGCGAAAAGGCACCTGGCAACTATTTCGAGGTACACCGCGAATACCTTCGCCATCAGGTTGGCATCTTTATGGATGTGCTGCCGGTGGGGCGCCATACGTTCCGGGTAGCGTTGCAGCCGCGCTACCGGGGCCGTTACACCGTCAATCCGGCCAAAGCCGAACTGATGTACTTCCCCACCAGATTCGGCCGCTCAGCCAGCAAGCAGGCTGTAGTGGAGTAG
- a CDS encoding DNA polymerase beta superfamily protein, with the protein MLTIFDLRQRGLILFEALSGSRAYGTDLPHSDTDLKGVFILPETEFYGLDYVPQVANETNDEVYYELRRFVELLLKSNPTALELLASPEDCVRYQHPLFEAFRVEDFLSQLCRQSFAEYAVAQIRKARGLNKKINHPEPPARKSVLDFCYVTVGAGAQPVATWLERRGYAASQCGLANVNHLHDLYALFVDETPDRHHSYRGLLRDAETSQDLVLSAVPKGEVPVAYLSFNRNGYSTYCRVFREYQEWEQKRNPERYQNTVQHGKNYDAKNMLHVFRLLGMALEIATTGCLHVRRPNREFLLRIRRGEFGYEQLITEANALVAQVEAAFTTSALPETPDRGTAEQLLVQVRRAWYAAQG; encoded by the coding sequence ATGCTTACCATTTTCGACCTGCGCCAGCGCGGCCTGATTCTGTTTGAGGCCCTGAGTGGCAGCCGCGCCTATGGCACTGATTTGCCCCACTCCGATACCGACCTGAAAGGTGTCTTCATCCTGCCCGAAACCGAGTTCTACGGCCTTGACTACGTGCCCCAGGTAGCCAACGAAACCAACGACGAGGTATACTACGAGCTGCGCCGCTTTGTGGAACTATTGCTCAAGAGCAACCCCACGGCCCTGGAGCTGCTGGCCTCTCCCGAGGACTGCGTGCGGTACCAGCACCCGCTGTTCGAAGCGTTTCGGGTGGAGGATTTCCTCTCGCAGCTGTGCCGCCAGAGCTTCGCCGAGTACGCCGTGGCCCAGATTCGGAAGGCGCGCGGGCTCAACAAGAAAATCAACCACCCTGAGCCGCCCGCCCGCAAATCGGTGCTGGATTTCTGCTACGTGACGGTGGGTGCGGGCGCGCAGCCGGTAGCCACCTGGCTGGAACGGCGCGGCTACGCAGCCAGCCAGTGCGGCCTGGCCAACGTGAATCACTTGCACGACCTGTACGCCCTGTTTGTGGATGAAACCCCGGACCGCCACCACAGCTACCGGGGCCTTCTGCGCGACGCGGAAACCTCCCAGGATTTGGTACTCTCGGCGGTGCCGAAAGGAGAGGTGCCTGTCGCGTATCTAAGTTTCAACCGCAACGGCTACAGCACCTACTGCCGCGTGTTCCGGGAGTACCAGGAGTGGGAGCAGAAGCGCAACCCCGAGCGGTACCAGAACACGGTGCAGCACGGCAAAAACTACGACGCCAAAAACATGCTGCACGTGTTCCGGCTGCTAGGCATGGCCCTGGAAATTGCCACCACCGGCTGCCTGCACGTGCGCCGCCCCAACCGGGAATTTCTGCTCCGGATTCGCCGGGGCGAGTTCGGGTATGAGCAGCTGATAACCGAAGCCAATGCCTTAGTAGCACAGGTGGAAGCTGCCTTTACCACGTCTGCTTTACCCGAAACTCCCGACCGGGGCACCGCCGAGCAGTTGCTGGTGCAAGTGCGACGGGCTTGGTACGCGGCGCAGGGGTAG